The Alphaproteobacteria bacterium 33-17 genome contains a region encoding:
- a CDS encoding cytochrome ubiquinol oxidase subunit I, with the protein MQELTIILSRVQFALALAYHIIFPTINIGLCILIAIFEYKWIKTGDESYQKLTKFFTKVFALAFGMGVVSGITLAFMFGTNFAKFSLFTGNVIGPLLSYEVLTAFFLEATFLGVMLFGWKRVSQKMHFLATTTVGVGTLISAFWILAANSFMHTPQGFGLNEKGMMIAESWMKIIFNPSFPYRYSHMIVASLISAGLLVSAICAYNLLKKKNIDIAKKGLNIALLSLVITTPLQVFIGDLHGINAFEHQPMKVAAMEGRWDTMKGAPLILFAVPDSKNERNELEVSIPKLASLILTHDTEGTVHGLKEVEQKDRPPVGIVFYGFRVMVGLGFIFILLSFVSYYKLKKDKLSDCPFILKSLILMGPMGVLATIIGWIVAECGRQPWIVQNVMRTSDGASVLNPAKVMFSLTLFSLVYTLIFIVFLYFFFKIVKKGIDSDAPHPVIDTYQRTAWHETE; encoded by the coding sequence ATGCAAGAGCTTACGATTATACTGTCACGCGTACAATTTGCGCTGGCACTCGCTTATCACATAATTTTTCCAACTATTAATATAGGGCTTTGTATTCTTATTGCAATATTTGAATATAAGTGGATTAAAACTGGCGATGAGTCATATCAAAAACTAACTAAGTTTTTTACAAAAGTTTTTGCTTTAGCATTTGGTATGGGCGTGGTATCTGGCATCACACTTGCATTTATGTTTGGAACAAATTTTGCCAAGTTTTCTCTTTTTACAGGCAACGTTATTGGACCATTATTATCATACGAAGTTTTAACCGCATTCTTCTTAGAAGCAACTTTTCTTGGGGTTATGTTGTTTGGGTGGAAAAGGGTTTCACAAAAAATGCATTTCTTAGCAACTACAACTGTTGGCGTTGGCACACTCATATCCGCTTTCTGGATATTAGCCGCAAACTCATTTATGCATACACCACAAGGGTTTGGCTTAAATGAGAAAGGCATGATGATTGCTGAAAGTTGGATGAAAATTATATTTAATCCGTCTTTCCCGTATCGTTATTCCCATATGATAGTAGCTTCACTTATCAGCGCAGGGCTTTTGGTTTCGGCAATTTGTGCATATAATCTACTTAAGAAGAAAAATATCGATATTGCCAAAAAAGGATTAAATATAGCTCTTTTAAGCTTAGTTATTACTACCCCTCTTCAAGTATTTATTGGTGACCTTCATGGTATCAATGCTTTTGAGCATCAGCCAATGAAAGTTGCTGCAATGGAAGGTAGGTGGGATACCATGAAAGGCGCACCACTTATTTTATTTGCAGTTCCTGATTCTAAAAATGAACGCAACGAACTTGAAGTATCGATTCCAAAACTTGCAAGCCTTATACTCACACATGATACGGAGGGAACGGTACATGGTCTTAAAGAGGTGGAACAAAAAGACCGCCCACCAGTAGGTATTGTTTTTTATGGCTTTAGGGTAATGGTTGGGCTTGGGTTTATATTTATATTACTTTCATTTGTATCTTACTATAAGCTTAAAAAAGATAAGCTATCTGACTGCCCATTCATTTTAAAATCACTTATTTTAATGGGACCTATGGGGGTTTTGGCTACCATTATAGGCTGGATTGTTGCGGAGTGTGGTCGCCAGCCATGGATTGTTCAAAATGTAATGCGCACATCTGATGGAGCAAGTGTTTTAAACCCTGCTAAGGTTATGTTTTCGCTAACGCTATTTTCACTGGTTTACACCTT